A section of the Triticum urartu cultivar G1812 unplaced genomic scaffold, Tu2.1 TuUngrouped_contig_4803, whole genome shotgun sequence genome encodes:
- the LOC125528340 gene encoding ras-related protein RABC1-like, producing the protein MKEDNQKRKKTAPEDSEAEASKREKKSPTEGHTLRDAVAAQTPHIFLQFGPWPLSSTASSSQAQAQPDFDYLFKLLLIGDSGVGKSSLLLRFTSDSFEDLSPTIGVDFKVKMVNIAGKKLKLAVWDTAGQERFRTLTSSYYRGAQGIIMVYDVTRRETFTNLSDIWAKEIDLYSTNQDCIKMLVGNKVDKESERAVTKKEGIDFAREYGCLFLECSAKTKVNVEQCFEELVLKILDTPSLLADASSGAKKNIFKQKAPEADAAASGCC; encoded by the exons atgaaggaagacaaCCAGAAGAGGAAAAAGACTGCGCCCgaggattcggaagccgaagcttccaaacgagAGAAGAAATCTCCCACAGAGGGTCATACCTTGAGGGACgccgttgccgcacaaa caccgcatatatttttgcagttcgggccttggCCCCTCTCGTCGACGGCGTCGTCCTCTCAGGCGCAGGCGCAGCCGGACTTCGATTACCTGTTCAAGCTCCTCCTCATCGGCGACTCCGGCGTCGGCAAGAGCAGTCTCCTCCTCCGATTCACATCCGACTCATTCGAGGACCTATCCCCAACCATCG GCGTGGACTTCAAGGTGAAGATGGTTAACATTGccggcaagaagctcaagctcgcCGTCTGGGACACCG CTGGACAGGAACGGTTTAGGACCTTGACCAGCTCTTACTACAGAGGGGCACAAGGGATCATCATGG TGTACGATGTTACTCGCCGAGAAACATTCACCAATCTCTCTGACATATGGGCCAAGGAAATTGACCTGTATTCGACCAACCAGGACTGTATAAAGATGCTTGTCGGAAACAAAGTGGACAAG GAAAGTGAGAGGGCTGTCACCAAGAAGGAAGGCATTGACTTTGCCAGGGAGTATGGGTGTTTATTTCTGGAATGCAGTGCGAAAACCAAAGTGAACGTGGAGCAGTGCTTTGAGGAGCTTGTGCTCAAG ATATTGGACACGCCGAGCCTGTTGGCGGATGCATCCTCTGGGGCGAAGAAGAACATCTTCAAGCAGAAGGCGCCAGAGGCTGATGCTGCGGCGAGCGGCTGCTGTTGA